The Hymenobacter oligotrophus genome has a window encoding:
- a CDS encoding DUF5686 and carboxypeptidase regulatory-like domain-containing protein, producing the protein MLLAPLALKAGIIRGRITDPKGEVLAFANVAVKGTSTSTASNEQGNYQLPLAAGRYELVFQYVGFKPHVEAVRVAGGDTATTLNVTLTPENYQLREVVVRAKDKDPAYAIVQHAIDWRSYHRREVAAFTARTYIKALARLNEAPSRILGLFKTGPDLKPGIIYLSESVSEVAFRQPNLVRERMISSKVSGDAKAFSLNRAGAGRGLSFYNPVLKLFSERGFVSPIAPNAFLFYQYTLEGTTQQNGQMVHKIRVTPRRRTDPVFAGHIYVIEGTWRLHSVSLTLNKDAQLDYVDDVRIDQIFAPAPNAPHVWLLQTQKLTANYSAFGFKGNAYLTVVFSSYRVTPTYANRPVPTQAPAPAANEPAHAETVAEARQQRPNVRALTRQVKRQSKRTGAAAVDSLARQAGALEVERMGKHEVLRVEKGVNERDSAYWAQIRPVPLTDEEKRDYRVKDSTEVVRNSKPYQDSLDRIRNKFDAKSFMLTGYTYNQTHRKEQFYVAPLFNILQYSTVEGTIINPQFTYTRYTDDRRRFWLTPSLRYGTEARLFSPSLELNWQHDAARTARLQVVVGRTVENFDPNSQLTPAINTSYTLLRNRNFAKYYQRRGAEVGYLREVLNGLTARGAVSYFDRRELQNATIDLLNDIPGRAFTPNQPVAAELPQGAGFGRSRALGSEVWLSYQPGQRYISRPDGRVNLGSRYPTFRFTWRQGWGVENFSDVRYTMLEVGVRQSLNLGLLGTSNYYVNAGGFLGKPELAFMDYRHFSGNLTRFAADFSRFQLLDYYRYSTRRTFVEAHYDHHFNGFFLNKVPVLKRLKWQEVGTVNYLHTPTVGHYVELGVGIEHVFKFLRVDYFTALQSGRKLEQSVRVGFGF; encoded by the coding sequence GTGTTGCTGGCTCCGTTGGCGCTGAAGGCTGGAATCATCCGCGGGCGCATCACCGACCCGAAAGGCGAAGTGCTGGCGTTTGCTAACGTGGCCGTGAAGGGCACCAGCACCAGCACGGCCTCCAACGAGCAAGGCAACTACCAGCTGCCGTTGGCCGCCGGGCGCTACGAGCTGGTGTTTCAATACGTGGGTTTTAAGCCTCACGTAGAGGCGGTGCGCGTGGCGGGCGGCGACACCGCAACGACGCTCAACGTAACCCTCACGCCCGAAAATTACCAGCTGCGCGAAGTGGTGGTGCGCGCCAAAGACAAAGATCCCGCCTACGCCATTGTGCAGCACGCCATCGACTGGCGCAGCTACCACCGGCGCGAAGTGGCCGCCTTCACGGCGCGTACCTACATCAAAGCCCTGGCCCGCCTCAATGAAGCGCCTAGCCGCATCCTAGGTTTGTTTAAGACTGGGCCCGATCTGAAGCCCGGCATCATCTACTTGTCGGAGTCGGTTTCGGAGGTGGCGTTTCGGCAGCCCAACCTGGTGCGCGAGCGAATGATATCATCCAAAGTGAGCGGCGACGCCAAGGCGTTTAGTCTGAACCGCGCAGGCGCGGGCCGCGGCCTGAGCTTTTACAACCCTGTACTGAAGCTGTTTTCGGAGCGCGGGTTTGTGTCGCCCATCGCGCCCAATGCCTTCTTGTTCTACCAATACACCCTCGAGGGCACCACGCAGCAAAACGGCCAAATGGTGCACAAAATCAGGGTAACGCCGCGCCGCCGCACCGATCCGGTGTTTGCCGGCCACATTTACGTTATTGAGGGCACGTGGCGCTTGCACTCCGTGTCGCTGACGCTGAACAAGGACGCCCAGCTCGACTACGTCGACGACGTGCGGATCGACCAGATTTTTGCGCCCGCGCCCAACGCGCCCCACGTGTGGCTGTTGCAAACCCAGAAGCTGACGGCCAACTACTCGGCGTTCGGCTTTAAGGGCAACGCCTACCTCACGGTGGTGTTCTCGAGCTACCGCGTTACGCCTACCTATGCCAACCGCCCGGTGCCCACGCAGGCGCCAGCACCCGCTGCCAACGAGCCCGCCCACGCCGAAACCGTAGCCGAGGCCAGGCAGCAGCGCCCCAACGTACGTGCCCTTACGCGGCAGGTAAAGCGCCAAAGCAAGCGCACCGGAGCCGCCGCCGTCGATTCGCTGGCCCGGCAGGCGGGTGCGCTCGAGGTGGAGCGCATGGGCAAGCACGAGGTGTTGCGGGTTGAGAAAGGCGTGAACGAGCGCGACAGCGCCTATTGGGCCCAAATTCGCCCGGTGCCGCTTACCGATGAAGAAAAGCGCGACTACCGCGTGAAGGACAGCACCGAGGTAGTACGCAACTCCAAGCCCTACCAGGATTCGCTCGACCGCATCCGCAACAAGTTCGATGCGAAAAGCTTTATGCTCACGGGCTATACCTACAACCAGACGCACCGCAAGGAGCAGTTTTACGTAGCGCCGCTGTTCAATATTCTGCAGTACAGCACCGTTGAGGGCACAATTATAAACCCGCAGTTTACCTACACGCGCTACACCGACGACCGCCGTCGTTTTTGGCTGACGCCCTCGTTGCGCTACGGTACCGAAGCCCGGCTTTTCAGCCCCTCCTTGGAGCTGAACTGGCAGCACGACGCCGCGCGCACGGCCCGCCTGCAGGTGGTGGTGGGCCGTACCGTCGAGAATTTCGACCCAAATTCGCAGCTCACGCCGGCCATCAACACCTCGTACACGCTGCTGCGCAACCGCAACTTTGCCAAGTACTACCAGCGCCGCGGCGCCGAGGTGGGCTACCTGCGCGAGGTGCTCAACGGGCTTACCGCGCGCGGCGCCGTAAGCTACTTCGACCGCCGCGAGCTGCAGAACGCTACCATCGATTTGCTGAACGACATCCCGGGCCGGGCTTTTACGCCCAACCAGCCCGTGGCGGCCGAGCTGCCGCAAGGCGCTGGCTTTGGGCGCAGCCGCGCCCTAGGTTCCGAAGTGTGGCTGAGCTACCAGCCGGGGCAGCGTTACATCAGCCGCCCCGACGGCCGCGTGAACCTGGGCTCGCGGTACCCCACTTTCCGCTTTACCTGGCGGCAGGGCTGGGGCGTCGAGAATTTCAGCGATGTGCGCTACACCATGCTGGAAGTGGGCGTGCGGCAAAGCCTGAACCTAGGGCTGCTGGGCACCAGCAACTACTACGTGAATGCCGGCGGCTTCCTGGGCAAGCCCGAGCTGGCCTTTATGGATTACCGCCACTTCTCGGGCAACCTTACGCGCTTTGCGGCTGATTTTTCGCGCTTTCAGCTGCTCGATTACTACCGCTACAGCACGCGCCGCACGTTTGTGGAAGCCCACTACGACCACCATTTCAATGGCTTTTTCCTGAACAAGGTACCCGTGCTCAAACGCCTGAAGTGGCAAGAGGTGGGCACCGTAAATTACCTGCACACCCCCACCGTTGGCCACTACGTGGAGTTGGGCGTGGGCATCGAGCACGTTTTCAAGTTTCTGCGCGTCGATTACTTCACGGCGCTGCAGTCGGGGCGCAAGCTCGAGCAAAGCGTGCGCGTTGGGTTTGGGTTCTGA
- a CDS encoding EamA family transporter — MKPSRFHTAALAAYLIWGFFPIPLRLLTGYASGQILYFRVLLALLLLAGILLLGRRDALRQTWQQYRMAVPAERRRMLGLTALGGILLTINWLLFIYVVNHVSVQAGSFAYLLCPILTALLGWALLGERLRPVQGAAIAISLVSCGLLATGNLQTVGMSLLVALSYASYLITQRVLRHYDKLVLLGLQLLLATAVLVPLAGPLGADPLAGFADTRLLLIVGLLSAGFTVLPLFLNLFALGGLSSGTVGILMYLNPLVSFLLAFLYFGESATANQVIAYGLIVVSVLLYNWPAKRQPATTKAVPEPEQATRVA; from the coding sequence TTGAAACCATCTCGCTTCCATACCGCCGCCCTGGCTGCATACCTTATCTGGGGCTTCTTTCCTATTCCGCTGCGCTTGCTCACGGGCTACGCCAGCGGTCAGATTTTGTACTTCCGGGTGCTGCTGGCTTTGCTGTTGCTGGCTGGCATTTTGCTCCTAGGTCGGCGCGATGCCTTGCGGCAAACCTGGCAGCAATACCGCATGGCAGTGCCCGCCGAGCGGCGGCGCATGCTGGGCCTCACGGCCCTAGGTGGCATACTGCTCACTATCAATTGGTTGCTGTTCATCTACGTAGTCAACCACGTGAGCGTACAGGCCGGCTCGTTTGCCTACCTGCTTTGCCCCATCCTCACGGCGCTGCTGGGCTGGGCGCTGTTGGGTGAGCGGCTGCGGCCGGTGCAAGGTGCGGCCATTGCCATCAGCTTGGTTAGTTGCGGCTTGCTGGCCACCGGCAATTTGCAAACCGTAGGCATGAGCTTGCTCGTGGCCCTGAGCTATGCCAGCTACCTCATCACCCAACGTGTGCTGCGCCACTACGATAAGCTGGTGCTGCTGGGCTTACAATTGCTACTGGCCACGGCGGTGCTGGTGCCGCTAGCCGGCCCCCTAGGTGCCGATCCGCTCGCGGGTTTTGCCGATACGCGCCTGCTGCTGATTGTAGGCTTACTGAGCGCCGGCTTTACGGTGCTGCCGCTGTTCCTAAACTTGTTTGCCCTAGGTGGTTTGTCGTCGGGCACGGTAGGCATCCTGATGTACCTCAACCCGCTCGTGAGCTTTCTGCTGGCGTTTCTGTACTTCGGGGAGTCGGCAACCGCCAATCAGGTAATTGCTTACGGGCTGATTGTGGTGTCGGTGTTGCTGTACAACTGGCCCGCCAAGCGCCAGCCGGCAACTACTAAAGCGGTGCCCGAGCCGGAGCAAGCTACGCGAGTGGCCTAG
- a CDS encoding bifunctional UDP-N-acetylmuramoyl-tripeptide:D-alanyl-D-alanine ligase/alanine racemase, with translation MLTFSHLPALTGGTLLQAPADAAAPVLHLLLDSRRMAQAAGTLFVALRGPHHDGHQYVPELYQRGVRLFLIDKAEIVPGALANYPEAGFVLVPDSLVALQRIAAEHRARFDIPVVGITGSNGKTIVKEWLAQLLSPDELICRSPRSYNSQVGVPLSVWELRPAHTLGIFEAGISERGEMARLARVVQPTLGIFTNLGSAHDAGFNSHAEKAAEKMQLFAGVDTLFYCRDHTEVHAAAEQLPARVQRFSWSRRSATDAQVQVQLGPGADPQQPLAQVQYLGQTHTFTLPFADEPSVENALHCVALLLWRGLPAAELQRRLLRLQPVAMRLEMKQAIHDCYILDDTYNNDLAGLDLALDALRRQPRRGRRTLILSDLLESGLPAAELYQQVAQLARQHNVQRLLAVGSEISQHQGLLQAAVADAQFFADTDALLNWFHPDHFRHETILVKGARRFGFEQVVAAFQRKIHGTVLEVNLDALVHNLNYYRARLQPNTRLMVMVKAFAYGSGSYEVANLLEFHRVDYLAVAYTDEGVQLREHGISLPIMVMNPSPDSFALLRQYHLEPEIYSFARLREYLMAAQSGPLPPIHLKLDTGMRRLGFDEADLDELLPLLQQHAGTLRVASALTHLAGADEEQHNSFSHRQLAAFQRMAARLEAALGHAVIKHALNSPGIMRFPEAQLDMVRLGIGLYGVEAAGLDPAALRAVSTLRTTVSQLKTLPAGETVGYGRRGEAADHNRRIATLAIGYADGYDRRFSRGVGAVIIRGQRAPIIGNVCMDMCMVDVTEVPDVQEGDTAVVFGDELPLNELAARIGTIPYELLTNVSERVKRVFISEQ, from the coding sequence ATGCTCACCTTCTCACATCTGCCGGCTCTTACGGGTGGCACGCTGCTGCAGGCACCTGCCGATGCTGCTGCTCCGGTGCTTCATTTGCTGCTCGATAGCCGCCGTATGGCCCAGGCTGCCGGCACCTTGTTTGTGGCACTGCGCGGCCCCCACCACGACGGGCACCAGTACGTGCCCGAGCTGTACCAGCGCGGCGTGCGCCTGTTCCTCATCGACAAGGCCGAGATAGTGCCCGGAGCGCTGGCCAACTACCCCGAAGCGGGCTTTGTGCTGGTGCCCGATAGCTTAGTTGCCTTGCAGCGCATTGCCGCCGAACACCGGGCCAGGTTTGATATACCGGTGGTGGGCATTACGGGCTCGAACGGCAAAACCATCGTAAAGGAGTGGCTGGCGCAACTGCTCAGCCCCGACGAGCTCATTTGCCGCTCGCCGCGCAGCTACAACTCCCAAGTAGGTGTGCCACTGAGCGTGTGGGAGCTGCGACCGGCGCATACGCTGGGTATCTTCGAAGCGGGTATTTCGGAGCGCGGCGAAATGGCGCGTTTAGCGCGGGTCGTTCAGCCCACCCTAGGTATTTTCACTAACCTTGGCTCGGCACACGACGCCGGGTTTAACTCGCACGCCGAGAAAGCCGCCGAGAAAATGCAGCTTTTTGCCGGCGTTGATACCTTGTTTTACTGCCGCGACCACACCGAGGTGCACGCAGCAGCCGAACAGCTGCCGGCGCGCGTGCAACGCTTTAGCTGGTCGCGCCGCAGTGCAACCGATGCCCAAGTGCAGGTGCAGCTGGGGCCTGGTGCCGACCCCCAGCAGCCACTGGCGCAGGTGCAATACCTAGGGCAAACGCACACGTTTACGCTGCCTTTTGCCGATGAGCCTTCGGTTGAAAACGCGCTCCACTGCGTAGCCTTGCTGCTCTGGCGCGGGTTGCCCGCCGCCGAGCTGCAGCGCCGCCTGCTGCGCCTGCAACCCGTGGCCATGCGCCTCGAAATGAAGCAGGCCATTCACGACTGCTACATTCTCGACGACACCTACAACAACGACCTGGCCGGCCTCGATTTAGCTTTGGATGCGCTGCGCCGCCAACCGCGCCGTGGCCGCCGCACGCTTATCCTGTCCGATTTGCTCGAATCGGGCTTGCCCGCCGCGGAGCTGTATCAGCAGGTGGCCCAACTTGCCCGCCAACACAACGTGCAGCGTTTGCTGGCTGTGGGCTCTGAAATCAGCCAGCACCAAGGCTTGCTGCAGGCGGCGGTAGCCGATGCGCAATTTTTCGCCGACACCGATGCGCTGCTCAACTGGTTTCACCCCGACCACTTCCGCCACGAAACTATCCTGGTGAAGGGCGCCCGGCGTTTTGGCTTCGAGCAGGTAGTAGCGGCTTTTCAGCGCAAAATTCACGGCACCGTACTCGAGGTAAACCTCGATGCATTGGTGCACAACCTTAACTACTACCGCGCCCGGCTGCAGCCCAACACCCGCCTGATGGTGATGGTGAAGGCTTTTGCCTACGGCAGTGGCTCCTACGAAGTAGCCAACCTGCTCGAGTTTCACCGCGTCGACTACCTAGCCGTGGCCTACACCGACGAAGGCGTGCAGCTGCGCGAGCACGGCATTTCGTTGCCAATCATGGTGATGAACCCTTCGCCCGATTCCTTCGCCCTGCTAAGGCAATACCACCTCGAGCCCGAAATCTATTCGTTTGCCCGCCTGCGCGAGTACCTGATGGCCGCCCAAAGCGGCCCGCTGCCGCCCATCCACCTCAAGCTCGACACTGGCATGCGGCGCTTAGGCTTCGACGAAGCCGACCTCGACGAATTGTTGCCCTTGCTGCAGCAGCATGCCGGTACGCTGCGCGTAGCCAGCGCCCTCACGCACCTAGCCGGCGCCGACGAGGAGCAGCACAACAGCTTCTCGCACCGGCAGCTAGCGGCTTTCCAGCGCATGGCTGCTCGCCTCGAAGCAGCCCTAGGTCACGCCGTGATCAAGCACGCCCTGAACTCCCCGGGCATCATGCGCTTTCCGGAAGCTCAGCTCGATATGGTGCGCCTGGGCATCGGCTTGTACGGCGTCGAAGCTGCTGGCCTCGATCCGGCCGCACTCCGTGCGGTGAGCACCTTGCGCACCACCGTTTCGCAGCTGAAAACCTTGCCGGCTGGCGAAACCGTGGGCTACGGCCGCCGCGGCGAAGCCGCCGACCACAACCGCCGCATTGCCACGCTGGCCATTGGCTACGCCGATGGGTACGACCGGCGTTTTTCGCGCGGTGTGGGGGCGGTAATCATCCGGGGCCAGCGCGCACCCATCATCGGCAACGTGTGCATGGATATGTGCATGGTCGACGTGACGGAGGTGCCCGACGTGCAAGAAGGCGACACGGCCGTAGTGTTCGGCGACGAGTTGCCCCTAAACGAGCTAGCTGCTCGCATCGGCACCATCCCGTACGAGCTGCTCACCAACGTAAGCGAGCGGGTTAAGCGGGTGTTTATATCGGAACAGTAG
- a CDS encoding OmpA family protein yields MKKPILSLLAGMALFTACNDLNKPQAKDEPQEATQDTAVVYRDGKTAADAAAGAASAVNPDNWDIDADLPNVRYEEVTLPEVEVRGNERYSVYSVDEKVFFDTDKAELKPSAKDALSQISASIGKRFGSKDVRIMGFTDSRGDKNYNKELSAKRAEAVKNWMVQNGKVEAGRVSLEPMGEEAPAASNATAAGRQQNRRVEIVVRNS; encoded by the coding sequence ATGAAAAAACCGATCCTTTCCCTGCTGGCCGGTATGGCCTTGTTCACGGCCTGCAACGACCTTAATAAGCCCCAAGCCAAAGACGAACCCCAAGAGGCCACGCAGGATACCGCTGTGGTATACCGCGACGGCAAAACCGCCGCCGACGCCGCAGCTGGTGCCGCCTCTGCCGTAAACCCCGACAATTGGGACATTGACGCCGACTTGCCCAATGTGCGCTACGAAGAAGTAACCCTGCCCGAGGTAGAAGTGCGCGGCAACGAGCGTTACAGCGTGTATTCGGTTGATGAAAAAGTGTTTTTTGATACCGACAAAGCCGAGCTGAAGCCGTCGGCTAAAGACGCGCTCAGCCAGATTTCCGCTTCCATCGGCAAGCGTTTCGGCAGCAAGGATGTGCGCATCATGGGCTTCACCGATTCGCGCGGCGACAAGAACTACAACAAGGAGCTAAGCGCCAAGCGCGCGGAAGCCGTGAAAAACTGGATGGTGCAAAACGGCAAGGTTGAGGCCGGGCGCGTAAGCCTAGAGCCGATGGGCGAAGAAGCTCCGGCCGCCTCGAACGCTACCGCAGCGGGCCGTCAGCAAAACCGCCGCGTCGAGATTGTGGTGCGCAACAGCTAA
- a CDS encoding carboxypeptidase-like regulatory domain-containing protein: MLKRLLFFVALGWLLPQLVSAQDNRITGRVVDAKTKEPIPFASIGLKEEQTGALTNEYGFFQMAQPEKVAQDSLIIQALGYVRKAVAVKRGAKLEDLIVEVTKRNIVLAEVKVEAGKVKNADMGARNNTPGEGMIQGMPGSQYAFFVKNEKGKKLGMIRTVSFYIGEHGFPKEPFRVRIYKNDGDYNAPNTDLLTENVVVSAPGGGSWFTIDMTPYNIMAPDEGFFVAMEWIVSGDKFYTTNFMDNYTPYGQIMKPTFEFKESRTWTYSMGKGWSLITMSNSTGLRYNAMIKAEVDVYK, from the coding sequence ATGCTCAAACGCCTACTCTTTTTCGTTGCGCTAGGTTGGTTGCTCCCGCAGTTGGTTAGTGCGCAGGATAATCGCATTACAGGCCGCGTGGTTGACGCCAAAACCAAAGAGCCCATCCCCTTTGCCTCTATTGGCCTGAAAGAAGAACAAACCGGTGCGTTGACCAACGAATACGGTTTCTTTCAGATGGCACAGCCGGAGAAAGTCGCGCAGGACTCGCTTATCATCCAAGCCCTAGGTTACGTGCGCAAGGCCGTGGCCGTGAAGCGCGGCGCCAAGCTGGAGGACCTCATTGTGGAGGTTACCAAGCGCAACATCGTGTTGGCGGAAGTGAAGGTAGAAGCCGGCAAGGTGAAAAACGCCGACATGGGCGCCCGCAACAACACGCCCGGCGAGGGCATGATTCAGGGCATGCCCGGCAGCCAATACGCTTTCTTCGTGAAAAACGAGAAGGGCAAAAAGCTCGGCATGATTCGCACGGTTTCCTTCTACATCGGTGAGCACGGCTTCCCGAAAGAACCGTTCCGGGTGCGCATCTACAAAAACGACGGCGACTACAACGCTCCCAACACCGACTTGCTCACCGAGAACGTGGTGGTATCGGCTCCGGGCGGTGGCTCCTGGTTCACTATCGACATGACGCCGTACAACATCATGGCGCCGGACGAAGGATTTTTCGTGGCCATGGAATGGATTGTGTCGGGCGACAAGTTCTACACCACCAACTTCATGGATAACTACACGCCTTACGGCCAGATCATGAAGCCTACGTTCGAGTTCAAGGAAAGCCGCACCTGGACGTATTCCATGGGCAAAGGCTGGAGCCTGATTACCATGTCGAACAGCACGGGCTTGCGCTACAACGCTATGATTAAAGCGGAGGTAGACGTATACAAGTAA
- a CDS encoding FeoA family protein, protein MPTLSVASATTSRSVKDLRLGETGTICCLKDPEMALKLLEMGCIPGTQVTLSGRAPLGCPITLHVDGEYTLSLRVSEAATIMLKD, encoded by the coding sequence GTGCCCACCCTGTCTGTTGCCTCCGCTACCACGTCCCGCAGCGTTAAAGATCTGCGCTTGGGCGAGACGGGTACCATCTGCTGCCTCAAAGATCCGGAAATGGCGCTGAAGCTCCTCGAGATGGGTTGCATACCGGGTACGCAGGTAACGCTCAGCGGGCGGGCGCCGTTGGGCTGCCCCATTACGCTGCACGTCGACGGCGAATACACGCTGTCGTTGCGCGTGAGCGAGGCGGCTACCATTATGCTCAAGGATTAA
- the feoB gene encoding ferrous iron transport protein B, giving the protein MIGNPNSGKSSLFNQLTGLNQKVGNFPGVTVDRKTGVAQLTAHHRAEIVDLPGTYSLYPKSLDEKVITDLLYDRASSEYPDFVVVTADASNLKRNLLLFTQLADLQLPMVLALNMMDTAEQHGVQIDVAELQRQLGVPVIPMNARKGVGVTALKIVMAQELGAPGQTFYEPTDELLPMIRQIRYYFNLHNDYLALHYAHQYERLKFLSADDKAYIHELRQQYGFDSVALQAQETIDRYARISELLLDVVRVTRAEKNESYSNKIDRVLTHKVWGYLIFLSILFLLFQAIFAWAELPMDLIDQGVAWLGGQVKSLGKGPLIDLLSDGIIAGLGGVLMFIPQIALLFAFIAVLEESGYMARVTFMMDKIMRKFGLNGKSVVPLISGMACAVPAIMSARTIENWKDRIITIFVVPLMSCSARIPVYTVLVALVVPERTVLGIFNLQGVALMGLYLLGFVSAVLSAWALKTLLRAKERSFFIMEFPVYRWPRWKNVGLTIVEKVKAFVFQAGKIIVAISVLLWVLASYGPGDSLVQAEQQARTEAAQQQFTPEQTENLIAAHKLESSYAGVFGRSIEPVVRPLGFDWKVSIALLTSFAAREVFVGTISTIYSVGQDADMSTVQEKLRAEKDEFGQPFFTTARAASLLVFYVFAMQCVSTLATTYRETKGWTWPLLQLGYMSGLAYVMSLLVYQLLK; this is encoded by the coding sequence TTGATCGGCAACCCCAACTCGGGCAAGTCTTCGCTGTTTAACCAGCTTACGGGGCTCAACCAAAAGGTGGGCAACTTTCCGGGGGTTACCGTCGACCGCAAAACGGGCGTGGCGCAACTCACGGCGCACCACCGCGCCGAGATTGTCGACCTGCCCGGCACGTATTCGCTTTACCCCAAGAGCCTCGACGAGAAGGTCATCACCGATCTGCTCTACGACCGGGCCTCGAGCGAGTACCCCGACTTTGTAGTGGTGACGGCCGACGCTTCGAACCTGAAGCGCAACCTGCTGCTGTTTACGCAGCTCGCCGATTTGCAGCTGCCCATGGTGCTGGCCCTGAACATGATGGACACGGCCGAACAGCACGGTGTTCAGATTGATGTGGCCGAGTTGCAGCGCCAACTGGGAGTGCCCGTTATTCCGATGAACGCCCGCAAAGGCGTGGGCGTAACGGCGCTGAAGATTGTGATGGCGCAGGAGCTTGGTGCTCCTGGCCAGACGTTCTACGAACCGACCGACGAACTGCTGCCGATGATCCGGCAGATTCGCTACTACTTCAACCTGCACAACGATTACTTGGCGCTGCACTACGCGCACCAGTACGAGCGGCTGAAGTTTTTGTCGGCCGATGATAAGGCTTACATCCACGAGCTGCGTCAGCAATACGGCTTCGATTCGGTAGCCCTGCAAGCGCAGGAAACCATCGACCGGTACGCCCGCATTTCGGAGCTGCTGCTCGATGTGGTGCGCGTAACGCGGGCCGAGAAGAACGAGTCGTACAGCAACAAGATTGACCGGGTGCTCACGCACAAAGTGTGGGGCTACCTGATTTTTCTCAGCATTCTGTTCCTGCTCTTCCAGGCCATTTTTGCTTGGGCCGAGCTCCCCATGGACCTTATCGACCAAGGCGTGGCGTGGCTGGGCGGGCAAGTGAAGAGCTTGGGCAAAGGACCGCTTATTGATTTGCTTTCTGACGGCATTATTGCTGGCCTAGGTGGGGTGCTGATGTTCATTCCGCAGATTGCCCTGCTGTTCGCCTTCATTGCCGTGCTCGAAGAATCGGGCTACATGGCGCGCGTGACGTTCATGATGGACAAGATCATGCGCAAGTTTGGGCTGAACGGCAAGAGCGTGGTGCCGCTGATTTCGGGCATGGCCTGCGCCGTGCCGGCCATCATGAGTGCGCGTACGATTGAGAACTGGAAGGACCGCATCATCACCATTTTCGTGGTGCCGCTGATGTCGTGCTCGGCGCGCATTCCGGTGTACACCGTATTGGTGGCGCTGGTGGTGCCCGAGCGTACCGTCCTAGGTATTTTCAATCTGCAAGGCGTGGCCCTGATGGGGCTGTACCTCCTAGGGTTTGTATCGGCGGTGCTTTCGGCGTGGGCGCTGAAGACGCTGCTGCGGGCCAAGGAGCGCAGCTTCTTTATCATGGAGTTTCCGGTGTACCGTTGGCCGCGCTGGAAAAACGTGGGCCTAACCATTGTGGAGAAGGTAAAAGCCTTTGTTTTTCAGGCTGGTAAAATCATCGTGGCCATTTCGGTGCTGCTGTGGGTACTGGCTTCGTACGGCCCCGGCGACTCACTGGTGCAAGCCGAACAGCAGGCCCGCACCGAAGCCGCTCAGCAGCAGTTTACCCCCGAGCAGACCGAGAACCTGATTGCCGCTCATAAGCTCGAAAGCTCGTACGCTGGCGTATTCGGCCGCAGCATCGAGCCGGTTGTGCGCCCCTTGGGTTTCGATTGGAAAGTGAGTATTGCCCTGCTGACCTCGTTTGCCGCCCGCGAGGTATTTGTGGGCACCATCTCCACTATCTACAGCGTGGGGCAAGATGCCGATATGAGCACCGTGCAGGAAAAGCTGCGCGCCGAAAAAGACGAGTTCGGCCAGCCGTTCTTCACAACTGCCCGGGCCGCTTCGCTGCTGGTGTTTTACGTATTTGCCATGCAGTGTGTGAGCACCTTGGCCACTACCTACCGCGAAACCAAGGGCTGGACGTGGCCGCTGCTGCAACTCGGATACATGTCGGGCTTGGCCTACGTAATGTCGTTGCTGGTGTACCAGCTGCTCAAGTAG
- a CDS encoding SAM-dependent methyltransferase, giving the protein MKGTLYLIPTVLADDTAAQVLPPQIAERVADLGYFLVENARTARRFIKQVAPAQVIEELRISVIDKDSTDTQVRAALEPLVKQGISAGVISEAGCPGIADPGAALAREAHRSGVRVVPLVGPSSLLLALMGSGFNGQSFAFHGYLPIERPKRSAAIKQLERQALAQHQTQLFIETPYRNMQLLEDLLAQLQPSTRLCVAANLTAPNEYLRTDTVANWKKAALPDLHKQPAVFLIGT; this is encoded by the coding sequence TTGAAAGGAACGCTCTATCTTATTCCGACGGTGCTGGCCGACGACACGGCCGCCCAAGTGCTGCCTCCTCAAATAGCGGAGCGCGTAGCCGACCTAGGGTATTTTCTGGTTGAGAATGCCCGCACGGCCCGCCGCTTCATCAAGCAAGTGGCCCCGGCGCAGGTAATCGAAGAGCTGCGCATTTCGGTTATCGACAAAGACTCGACCGATACGCAGGTGCGCGCGGCGTTGGAGCCCCTGGTTAAGCAAGGCATCAGCGCGGGCGTTATCAGCGAGGCGGGCTGCCCCGGCATTGCCGACCCAGGTGCCGCGCTGGCCCGCGAGGCGCACCGCTCAGGGGTTCGGGTAGTGCCTCTGGTGGGGCCGTCTTCGCTGTTGCTGGCGCTGATGGGCTCGGGCTTCAACGGGCAGAGCTTCGCTTTTCACGGCTATTTGCCCATCGAGCGGCCGAAGCGTTCCGCAGCCATCAAGCAGCTCGAGCGCCAAGCCTTGGCGCAGCACCAAACCCAGCTGTTCATCGAAACGCCGTACCGCAACATGCAACTGCTCGAGGATTTGCTGGCGCAATTGCAGCCCAGCACCCGCCTGTGCGTGGCCGCAAACCTTACGGCACCGAACGAATACCTGCGCACCGACACCGTAGCCAATTGGAAAAAGGCTGCTTTGCCTGACCTGCACAAGCAGCCTGCCGTTTTCCTGATCGGCACCTAG